The Syntrophobotulus glycolicus DSM 8271 DNA window ATCCCACATCCGGTTCTCTTATCTGCTCCAATAACCGCTTTTTACTCCAAAGCTGAGGCTGAATTATTCTTTCTGCAGTCTCAGCTTCGCTTTCCGCTTATTGCGCTGGCTTGATATTGTCGATCTCAAACATGGACGGTGTATCTGTAAAGACATAATCTTCAATTTTATCCTGATTAAACAATATCATGTCCTTTCCATAGTACAGCGGCAATTCAAGCACATTGTCATTGCTGAAATTGAGAATCCTGCCGAATAACTCATTCACTTTCGCTTGATCATTGGTCACCAGGGTTTCCTGAATATCCGCCAGGAACTTGTCGTTTCCCGCGATAGCCTTTAACGACGGGGTATGAGGTGAAGAATTGATCATTTTGGGGAAGTTTATTTGCGGTTCCGTATTTTCTTCGGTTCCCCAGATGATCAGCCCGTAATTGCCGGCCACCCCTTCCTTCCACCAGGTCATCATATCCTGTCCCTGAGTCTGAACATCGATTCCGATTCCCTTCAGCTGGCTTTTTATTGTTGTTGCCAGCATTTTATTCATCGCTTCACCGGAATCATAGGTTAACTTAAAGGAAAGAGTCTTGCCGTCCTTTTCACGCAGGCCGGTGCTCCTATTCATTTTCCAGCCCGCGCTGTCCAGCAGCTGTTCCGCTTTTCCTTTGTCGTAAGTGCGGACAGTATTAAGCTTTACATCTGAAAGGAAATTGCCGTCAGGGAAAAGGTCCGGAGCAGGATTCTGATTACCGTAAAACAATCCGTCGCAAATAGCCTGTTTATCAATACCGTAGGCCATTGCTTCCCGGACGGATTTGTCTGAAAGCATCGGATTTACCGCATTCAGGACAACACTGACTGTTTTGGTGTCAACGGGGGACACGATGCCTTTGATCTTATCGTGGGCGGTAGCCTGCTTGTAATCGTCCCAGGAAATGAGCGTGCTGCCGTAAATCATGTCAATCTCCCCTTTTTGCAAGGCAAGCAGGCGGGCGGAGGCTTCCGGTATATACTTTACGATGATTTCATCGTAATAGGGCTCCTCTCCCCAGTAGTTTTTGTTCTTCACAAACTGAACGTACTCGCCGTCTTTAACCTCGCTGTAGACATAAGGCCCTGTTCCGACAACTCCCTTCATGGTTTGAAAATTACCTTCTTCAATAACCTTGGGTGAAACGCAAACCATAACTTCACGATAGGCGAAATCGTTCAGATAACCAAAATAAGGGGTGCCATAACGGAAGGTAACGGTATAATCATCGACAACTTCAATTTCCTTGATATTGACTACTCCCATCCACGCACGGAAATTAGGATTTTTATTTTTGGAAATAAAGTTGTCTTTCACTGCCTGGGCGTTGAATTTCTCGCCATCGTGAAAGGTGACGTCTTCTCTCAGCTTAAAAGTCAGGTCACAGCCGTTTTCAGAAAAACTCCAGCTTTTGGCAAGCCATGGTTCAATTTTACCGTCCTCGTATTTTACAAGTTCTTCATAGCAAAGTCTTGTTGCCGAAAGATTTTGAGCATCCATATTGAGCGGATACAGCGTAGTCAGCTCCGCCCCGACCGCCAAGGTAAGCGTTTTTTTCTCCTTTCCGCTGGTCGCTTCACTGGAAGGATTGCCGCAGCCTGCAAATACGGTGCTGAGCAGCACCAAGCAGATGCCAAGGGGCAGTAACCTGGACATAAATTTGTTTTTCATTCTTACTCCTTTCCTGAATTAAAAAAAGATTTATTGTGCAACGCCCTCACGGGCAATTCTGCCGTTTTTCATCACAAGCACTTTATCGGAAATTCTATAGGCACCGGCTTTATGATGCGTGATCAAAAGACATCCGAATCGGTACTCTTTATGATAGGCTTCAAGCAAACCCAAAACCGAATTTTGGGAAATTAAATCCAGCCCGCCCAATACCTCGTCAAGCACAAGATATTTGGGGTGCACGGATAAGGCGCGAAGCAGGGACAGCCTTCGCTGTTCACCGCCTGAAAGTTGTTTTGTCGGTACTTTCAGAAGCTTTTTATCCATTCCCACAAGTGACATCAGTTCAAAAATGCGTTTTTTCCTTTCGGATTTGCTCAGGCCGGTTAAGTTAACAAGAGCTTCTTCAACATTATGATAAACCGAAAGCTTTGGGTTCAGTGTTCCGCCGGTATCTTGAAACACAGCCTGGATTTTGCTGCGGAACTGACGGTATTCAGACGGCTTTAACTCCGGAACACTGCGGCCATCCAACACAACCTTGCCGGAATCAGGTTTTTCAATTCCTAAAACGATTCTCGCCAGCGTGCTTTTGCCTGTTCCTGATTCACCGGTTACGGATACCAATTGGCCGGGTGATATTTTCAAATTGATATCAGACAGCACACTGAACATCGCGCCCTTATGATCGGAGTAGTTCTTATTCAAGCGTTCAATTCGTATTCCGTCCATATGAAGTTCCTTTCTTCCACTTTTCTATGGGCTGCCGCAAATTCTCTTGTCCACTTTTCCCGCGGTGCCGAAAGCAGTTTTTCCATCGTCCCTGTTTCAGTTATTTTGCCATGCTCCATGACAAACACGGTTTCACATAGTGCACTTAAAGCGTCAACATCATGTGAAAGGAAAAGAATACCCGTCTTTTCTCTCTGCTTTTTCAAAATCCGCGTCAATATTTCCCGGTTATCCTCATCCAGCGCACTTGTCGGTTCATCTGCCAGTATGTATTCCGGTTGGAGGGCCAGCATCAAGGCCACGGCGATCCGCTGCAGCATCCCCCCTGATAATTGCCCCGGATAACTTCGGAGAATTCTTTTGCAGTCTTTTAAATTAAGCGCCATCAGCTTTTCTGCATTTAAACTGTCAGCATCACTTTTGGAAATTCCGAGACGAATAGAAAGGGTTTCCCTCATCTGTGTGCCGATTTTCACTCTCGGATCAAATGCAGTCATGGGATTTTGGGGAATAAACCCGATGGTTTTACCGCATAATTCCCTCCGTTCCTTTGTGCCCAATTTGCTTATCTCCTCGTTATCCACTACAATACGTCCTTTAATCATAGAACAATTTCTGTCCAGCATTCCCATAATGCTTTTCAGCAGAGTTGTTTTCCCTGAACCGGAGGCTCCGGTCAAACCTATTATGTGGCCCGACGCAACAGCAAGAGAAGCATTGTCAAGCAGCAGCATGCCGTTTCTGGCTTTAACCGATAAACCATCGACTTTAAGCATAATAGCCACCTTCTTTCGAGGCTGCACGTCCAAGCAAATGAAAAGACAGTGTGCTCAAAAAAATGAATACCACAGGATAAAGCGTCAGTCCCGGATAAGACAGCATCATCTGGTTGGAATCAGACACCATTGACCCCCAATCAATAACATGATCACCGAGGCCAAGGCCAATAAATGAGAATCCGACAATCGCCAGCACCATATCCGCGCAGGATAAGCAAATAAACCTTATCACGTCCGAAACCAGATTAGGCAGTATCTGCCAGAACAAAACTCTCAGCCTTCCCGCACCGGAGGTAACAGCACACATAACATAGGCACGGCCCATTTCAATTTCGGCTCTTGTTTTGACTAATTTGATCAGTCGCAAAAAGAGCGAGAGAGTGATGGCAACCAGCATTGTTAAAATACCATTACCCCAGGCGGCTATAAAAATAATTAAGTAGGCGATGGGCGGAATTGCGGTTACAGCATTCAAAATGCTTTCAAACAATACTCCCTGTTTGTCTTTAGGCCTGCTGATCAGCAATCCGGTAACCATACCTAAAATGGCGACACAAAGACAGCCGAGTGCAACAATTCCGATGGTTGTTCTGCCTCCGTACAAAAGACGGGAAAGTGTACATCTTCCAAGAATATCGGTGCCAAGCGGATACGCTGAACAAGGCCGCACCAGTCTGTTTGCCATATCAGCAAAATACGGATCGTTTGGCGCAAACAAATATCCAAAGCAGCACAAAGCTAAAACCAAGATTGGACCACCTATCTGTAAGATCTTTATTCGTTTCATTCTTTTGCCTCCTTGATACGAATATCCCGTCTGAGATACCATTGAAGAATTGTTGCCGCAAAATCAAGCAGCACAAGCATGATGGCAAGAAACAGTACGGAGGCGTGGATAAGGGGAGCATCACGATTAATCACGCTGTGTACAATCAAATAGCCGAGCCCCGGTAGTGAAAACACACGCTCAACAATTGCAGCCCCCGCCAGACAAAGTCCGATCATCTGAGCAAAATTCGGCACTAAATCAATGACCGCATGCGGCAGAGCGTGAAAAAGCAATATCCGCTCTTCCTTCAACCCTCTGCATCGCGCGAAAAAAACATAATCCTCATTCATTTCTTTTTCTAAGCTTCCGGCAAGCATTTGTGAGTAAAACGCAGCCCCGCCGACCGACAGGCAAAGCGCGGCAGGCAGATACTTCATCAGTCCGGTGTTGCCCGTAACCGAAATAAAATCGGACTGAAAAGCAAAATACTGGATAAAGAGCAGCGCGAGATAGAAAGCAGGAATAGAAATCCCAATAATACTGAGTACAGTCAGGGCCTTTCCCGCCAGTCTTTCTCTTGTCAAGTATTGCAGACAGCCGAACAACAGCACACCGCTTATCATTAAAACGGCTGAAACACCAACCACGCGCAGACTTACCGGAATTGACTTGGAAAGCTCCGTTAAAACAGGTTTACCGCTTGCCAGGGAAATGCCGAATTCGCCGCCGAGGGCATCCTTTACCCATGTGAAATATTGAATCGCCAAAGGCTTATCGAGCCCCAATTCTATCCGAGCTGCGGTAATTTGTTCTTCTGTGACAATTGCCGAATTGCGCATCACATAAGCGGCCGCAGGATCTACCGGCGATAAACGCATAAGCATAAAGGACAGCAAGGTGACAAACAACAAAGAAAATATCATCACTGATATTCTCCTTGCCATGTAACGCCACTGTTTTACCTTCAACATCTGCCACCTCTGGTATTACTTGATTAAGTTAGCTCATTCTAACTTTGCCGCAATAAAAAATGCCCCGGGACGGGTGCATTAACCTGAAATAACCATACCCCATATGTACAATAGCATAACGTGGAACAAAAACGTTAATCCCCAAAGTCGGATTCAGTCCCTTGAAGACAAAATTTTCTTCTGTAGTCGGAAGGGGATAATTTCATTGCCTTTTGAAAAACCGACGAAAACTTGGCCGGATTTTTGTAGCCTATTTTTTCGGATATTTCAGCTATACTTAATGAAGAATTTCTGAGCATTTCGGCAGCCGCCTGCAATCTGTACTCCCGCATATAGGTAAGAATCGGAACACCATAGATCCCTTTAAAGCATAATTTCATAGAAGTTATAGGGATAGAGAATTTTTTAGATAATTCAACGAGTTTATAACGATTTTCCAGATGTTCAATTAAGAATTTCCGCATCTCTTTTATGGTATCCACCTGAGGCTTGTAAAAATACTGTCTTTTCTCAGTTATTTTTGTCTCATCAATAGAACTTAAAAACATAAAAAGTTCCACAAGTTTGAGCTTAATATATCCCTCACGCATTTCATCCGGCGCATTATACAGCTCAGAAAAAATATGTTGGATTGAATCTGTCGCCCGCATAATGAAGCGGCCGGTATCCGATGCGGTTTTCTTTCGGATTCGTTCAAAATCTATTTTGACATTTCCTAAAGTGTCAAACAGCTTTTTTAAGGTTATGGAGGCCTTGGGAATATCGATAGCAATGGAAATTCCATGGTAATGCGAAAGCGGAAAACATAAGGAATCTCCCGGGTAGGCCACCATATTTATCGTTAAATCTCCCTCGCCCAAATATTCACAGCCGCCTGACTTAAACTCACATTCAGCCCGACCCTCGCGGCAGTGATTAATTTCCATAATATCGGCATTCGACATATTTTGGCGCTTAAACCCATCAGACATGTGGAAATCATTGTAATAGACTTCAACACCCGGAAAGATGCTGTAATATGTAATCACTCCGTTACCTGTTTTATTTTCAATGTAGTATACAGTACAAATCTCGTTTTGCGATAGTACACGCATTTCATTTCCGGTCAGTTCTGTTTTTATACGGTTATCCGAACAATAACTTGCCGATTTATTTTTATGTCTCTTTACTCGCGCATCTCTGGGCTTTTCTGCGTCTGCAGGTATTGCCCATGAATGTCCAAAGCGAACAACGCCATCAATACGGTTTTCATCACACAGTCTTTGGATGCGGCGTTCAGAAATATCCCAATTTCCGGCTGCTTCTTTAATCGAAATATAATTAAACATGATTTCCTCCCGATCAGTGATGGGTAGATTATATACGGGAAAACGAAGACCTGAATGTCGTATGTTTCGCAATTTCAGCTAAATTGTATGCGATTTGCTCCGGTTTCTGGACTGCCAACGCTAGAATGGATCAACTCATCGTTTTCTTTTTGCGGATTAGATTTTGACTCAATACGAACACCGGTTTACTTGTAAAACCGGCCCGTCTTTATTCATCTATTAACACTCTGGAAACTCTGCTTTCGGTTCTGTCAATGATTTCTTGCGGATACCCCAGGTACTTCATAATCTTGATTGCATTTTTGGTCTTAGAGCTTCCTCCTTTTATTTTATAATCAAAAGAGATTTCCTTTTCGCTGATTTTTTCTGTAAAATAACAACATTGAAATACCCCTTCTAAAATTTCGGTAATTTCGAAATCATGCGTCGCTATTATTGTCAGAGCATGATTATGGGCCAGATAATTTAAGATTTCTGCCGAGGCATTAATTCGTTCAAGCGAATTCGTTCCCCGGAACATTTCATCGATAATACATAAACAAGGAAATTGACCCTCTGCTGCTGTTTTTACTATTTTCATCAAAGTCTCTGCTTCGGCCAGGTAGAAACTTTTACCCCCGACCAGATTATCTCCTTTACTGATAGATGTCATCAACTGAACAAAATGACCCCGGTAAGATTTGGCTAGACAGGTTCCTATCGTCTGGGCAAACAGGGCGTTTACCCCCAGGGTTCTTAAAAAGGTGGATTTTCCGGACATATTGCAGCCGGTAAGGATCACTCCGGCCTTTTCAATTTTTAAAGAGTTTGGAACCGGTTTTTGCAGAAGAGGATGAACCGCGTCAATCATTTCTATTGTTGCCGATTCTTTGCCTTGATCCGCAAGGTTATGATTAAAGACCGGTTCTGCATATTGACTGAGACTCTCCCGGTATGAGGCAATGGACAACAGCGCATCAATCTCACCGATAAGCAGATAGATGTTTCTCAAATGTTTCTGATTTTTCTTCAATTCATCCCTAACCGCATAAAAATTGCGCACGTCAATTAAAAAATAAATATTGACATATTCATAGATCGCTTTAACTGCCAGCTCCGTAGTGTCGGGAACAAATTTACCTGCTCTTTTCATCATTTTCGAGCAGAATTTCAATTCACCAGCTATTTTTTCTCCGTATTCCCTTTTCATTACCTGATCTTCAATCCTGGCGACCTTTTGGGCTGTCCCTAACAATGAGGCCAGATACCCCATAGCATAAAGCTCAGCCTCAATTACTTTTTTTAAACGGTAATAAATTAAAGCATTAATACAAGACACTCCCAAAATCCCCAATATCCCGATTTTGGGAATCAGAAATATGACCAGCAAGGCCAGTAATCCCATCACCGAAAATAGCATCCTGTACCGGCTCTGAGGAGGCAAATCTTCCCCAATCAAGGTCGTAATATATGCTCCAGCCTGCCTGCCTAAACGATCGAGCCTAATCTGAATTTTTTCCCTTACTTCCCTCTCCCGCTGGAAATCATTAATCAGATTTATTCTTTGCTCAATCCGCTTCTGTTCAAAAAGCGGCACTCTTAACATCTGATATAAAACCTGTTCTCCCGGAGAAGTCAGGGTTCGATCCAACGTTAAGAAAATTTTCTGCATGTCAAGATCATCCCAGGTCTGATCTTCCAGATAAAACTGCCTTTCTTTCTCATACAATGGGCGCTGCATTTTGAATAGTTTTTCTATATCATTGAAAAACCTTGTTCTGTCATCTTTTCGCCCCCACCTGTCTCTTAACGTTTTAAGCTTACGGTTGAACACCAGCTTACGGTGACAATAATAGCCGGCAGCCACCAAAGGTGGTATGATCGCCCATAAATAATAATACATATGGGTTACCGTATGTCCCAAGGTATATCCGAAATAGCTTAAGGCCAAACAACAGCCGGCCAGGATAATTTCTGCGAGTTTATAAGTCTGTTCATTTCTGTCATTTTTCTCCTGGTTCTCCGCATACCGGCGTACTCGTCTCTTCTTTTCTTGCACTCCTAGCCTCCCCTTTTCTTCGGACTAATCAATCTAATCAATTTATTTGTCGATACGGATTTCCGCAGGCTGATCATCGATACTGCTGCGATTGATGTTAACAGCTTGCCTTGCCATTTTACCTTTTTGCTCAAATACGCATCCAATCTCTAAAGAATTCCACACTATTTTTTGTTTTCCTTTCGATTTATTGTCTTTTCCGTCTGATCTATACCGTTCCTATGAGAACTTTAGACAGCTTGTCCCAAATTCGTCACCGGTGACGAATTTTGGACAAGCTGTCTAGAAGATAACTAAAAAGCTAACCTAATTTAGTAGTGAAAACAATTGACTTACCGCTTGCTCTGGGTCATTTGGAAAAAGATAGAAACAGCACAAGAGACTCTAACATGATTATACTTTATAAACATATTTTACTAGAATTAAAAAAATATATAAAAGTACAAACTAATGCTATGATTAAAAGATTTTTATTCTATGGATTTATCGGTTGGTGTACCGAAATCATGTGGACCGGTTTGAATTCCTTGATGGAAGGCGACCTTCGTCTGATGGGTTTCACTAATCTTTGGATGTTTCTGATCTATGGCTGTGCTGTCTTTCTAGAACCTTTACATGATCGGATCACAGGCTGGAGGTGGCCAATACGTGGTTTATTGTGGTTGATGATGATTTGGGGGATAGAATATCTGAGCGGTCTCATCCTGATCAGCATCCTGGGGGTCTACCCGTGGCGTTATACCGATCCTCTGGCCGTAAACGGTTTAATCACCTTGAGTTTTGCACCGGTTTGGTTCATCGGAGGACTGCTCTTTGAAAAGCTACACCTTATCTTGGACCATACTGAAATCCAAACCCGGTTTTCTTTCCATCGACCAAAGAACCCTAAAGAAAATCTTTAGGGCAGGTACCTTTTCGATTTTAAATGATGTTTTTAGCAAACATTCCTAAACAACGATTAAACAAATCGGGTTCTTCCCAGAATGGGAGATGGCCGCTCTGATCGAACCAGTTGAATTGAACCTGCGGGGGTAACTGTTCATATTTAAACAGCACCCTCCTTTGATTATCTCTAATAGAGATTTTTCGTTAAACTACTCTTCAAAAGATAGATTTTGGGGATAATCTGCAAACACCTCATGAGGATCAAATTCAGTGGCCGGTACATTGCGGTCTACCTCCTGAACGCTGACGTTATCCAGCCACACTTGCCCTTTGCCGGTCAGTAGTACTCCGATATTGAGAATGGCTGCATTTTCAGGTACATCCAATACACAGGAATAGTGGTTCCATTCCGTTGTTCCGACAATTGGCCGACTTTGCATATTATCCAGTTTCAAGGCGACGCTTAAAGCACTATCTATCCTCATCCATAATCCACACCAGCCAGCGACATCCTGAGTTTTTACGAAACCGGAAAAACGAACTCTCTTGTCCAAGAATTTTTTGGCGCTAAATTGCTGCATGATCGTTGCGTATTCCCCAATCCCAAATTCATCGGCAATGGATTTTATCGTTGAAGATTTTGTGCCTGTGTTATAAATTTTATGGTCAATACTTACTTGATATTTTTCAGGGGCCGTCCCTGTTATCATCCATCCTTTGATTTCTGTCTGATTATTCATATTGGCACCCCCTGTAATTAAATCCTTAATCGCTGTCCTGTATTTTCCTGGCGGTAATTGATAAACGCTTTTAAAAGCTCTTGTAAAAGCCTCCTGCGACTCGAAACGGAAATTCACGGCAATGTCGAGTATAGAAATGTTAGTGGTAAGCAGGAGAGATGCGGCGTTTGCGAGTCTGCGTTTTCTAATGTAGTCATATATTGGCATGCCGATTTCGCTTTGAAATGTCCTGTGAAAATAAAACTTTGAAAACCCAGTGATATTCGCAATTTTATCTAAAGACAATTTTTCGCACAAATTCATCTCAATATAATTTATCGCAGTCTGAATTTCCTGACTGTGCGTCACCACCTTCACTTCCTTACGCTAAGCATTATAACATGGAATCCTGTTACATATTTGATTATTCTTGCCTTCTTATTAATTCAAGACTTGATCATATTATTGTTTGGGTTATGCGGGATTGCGTCTTTCCCGTTGAAAGCGGTAAAGACAGTATAACCATGATTTTATTGCTGTCCATTGTGAAAATCTCCTGAATTTAGGGGGTTAGGATTGCTCTTATCTATGTGAAAAGCCCCAAACGCGGTAGGCCATTGCCGCGTCGGGGCTTGGAAATTTTTGTAGAATTGTTCACGGTTTTGGGGTATAATATTTGTTTAGAAATGATGATGGAGGTCCAGTACATGAAGCAAGTTGTTTTTGGCGGATTGCTATTTGTCGGCGGTAGCGTTATCCTTGTCATGGGACAAAGTGAAGCTCCATACATTGGTGCTTTTTTTATGTTGGTAGGCTTGGCCGTTGGCATATTTGGCTTGATGCGCAAAGAGAAATAACTCGTTGGAAACGGCGGGACAAATGCTGCGGTTACATTATGGAAACGGACACGAACCTTCCAAGAGAAAAAGCCATTGAATTACTCAATGGCTTTGATGTTCTTTGCCCCAACTGCGGCGCGGCCTTACCATCCTTGAATAATTTCTAGAAGAATTATTACTCCGCATACCAATATGATTGCTAATAATGATAAGATTAAATAACTGTCCTCGCTCAAGAACCTCGCGATGAGGGGATCATTGTATCTGGATTTCAGGTAATACATTCCGGTTTCTTTATCATACTGGTATCCGGCATAAGTGATGTTGTTATTGACATTTCCCGTTTGTTCCAGGATGTTGCCAAAGGCGTCATAGTAATAGCTTTATTAAAAAGAAAGGGCGGTGAATGATTATTTATTTCAAAATAGTACCTTACCCGTGCGAAATAACTTCCGGAATTATTATTGCCGCCAAGATTAATAGTGTAATTATTAATGTGAAAATTAATCTAATCACCTTTTTTCTCTTTTTAGGATCAGATTTTGAGTCAAGATATGCACCGATCATGATTAGAATAACTGCAATAAAAGCTATTATTGTTATAAGCAAAATTAACCAAGGATAATATGATTTGAAAAGCTCAGCTGTTTGTAAGAATTTTGCAAAAGCAGCTAATATTATACCTGGAACTAAAAGCCATTGACCGTATCTTATTATGTTATGATGCTTATTTGGTTTGTGCAAAAGTTCAAAAACTAACAAAACACCTAAAATTAACACAAAAATTATATAAACTGGTGCGGGTAAATAACTAAATGTCATATAATCGTACTCCTCCGATTATTTAAAAAATGTTCTTTTTATATAGTTCCCCGTAAGTCCTACCAATGTTCCGACTACAATACCCGTAACAAGTGATCCTCCTAATGCAGCAGTTACTCCTCCTACCACAGCCCCAACAGCTACCGCAGCCGCTTTATAAAAGTTATTTCCTTGATAACTCTGGTAGTCATCAATAACATCTATTGCAACAGAAACAACTGGTACTGTGCGTTTTGTAACTTTCAATACATCCGCAACGGTTGAGGCTTTTGGCAATGCATTTATCTTACGTTCGAGTGCTTCATTAACTGATTCTGTAACGGTATTTTTAAATAATTCCTTAGTTATAGTCCCTAACCCCACCGCGGTCGTTCCACCAGGACCTGCTGAACTGCCTGAATTACTGGAATTATTATTTGTACTGCTATTTGTTTTGCCGCTCGAATTGCTATTTGTTTTGCTGCTTGAGTTAGAGTTAGAGTTAGAGTTAACATTATTCGACGGTTTTGAAGAAGTATTTGAACTTCCTGTTGACGAGCTTGAAGAACCGTTTTGCGGCCTGTACTTTGTTACATCTATTTTTGTTCCTACAGACATGGTATTAGGGTCACCGGAATAATTCAGTTCTTTCCAATTACCTCCCCAGCCCGTGTAGTAATTAGCCAGGCTCCATAAGGTATCCCCGGGTTCGGCTGTCTCATATACTCTTCCGTTTACAATTGTTTGTTTCCAACGTCCGCTTGGATCAAAATACATCAACGGTTCATTATGACAATACGTATAGAGATTTAAACTTAACGGATCATTTTGATCTCCCCAATAACTGTCCTCGCTCAAGAACCTCGCGATGATGGGATCATAGTATCTGGATTGCAGGTAATACATTCCGGTTTCTTTATCATACTGGTATCCGGAATAAGTGATGTTGTTATTGACATTTCCCATTTGTTCCAGGATGTTGCCAAAGGCATCATAGTAGTATGTTGCCTGTATCGTTCCGGTGGCATCTATCAGTGCGGTTACATCTGCGTGCCCATTGTACATGTAGTAAAGGGTTGTTCCCTGAACTGTGCGGGAGATGAGGTTGGTCCCGTAGAGGTTTCGGGCTATCTGATTGCCCAGCCCGTCCAGTTCCAGAACGATCTTGTCTCCCTCATACACATATTTCGCCACTTGCCCGTTGACATCCTTCCGCACTCTAAACCCTTCGCCGTTGTAGGCGTTGGTCACGTTGGTTCCGTCAGGCATACCGGTTCCGATAAGTCTGTTTAAAGAGTCAAAGGTATTGGTCATTGTTTCGGTTGTCCCGGCAATGCCGTTTTGATATGCAGTGGTGCTTACATTG harbors:
- a CDS encoding helix-turn-helix domain-containing protein — protein: MTHSQEIQTAINYIEMNLCEKLSLDKIANITGFSKFYFHRTFQSEIGMPIYDYIRKRRLANAASLLLTTNISILDIAVNFRFESQEAFTRAFKSVYQLPPGKYRTAIKDLITGGANMNNQTEIKGWMITGTAPEKYQVSIDHKIYNTGTKSSTIKSIADEFGIGEYATIMQQFSAKKFLDKRVRFSGFVKTQDVAGWCGLWMRIDSALSVALKLDNMQSRPIVGTTEWNHYSCVLDVPENAAILNIGVLLTGKGQVWLDNVSVQEVDRNVPATEFDPHEVFADYPQNLSFEE
- a CDS encoding putative ABC transporter permease, with protein sequence MIILYKHILLELKKYIKVQTNAMIKRFLFYGFIGWCTEIMWTGLNSLMEGDLRLMGFTNLWMFLIYGCAVFLEPLHDRITGWRWPIRGLLWLMMIWGIEYLSGLILISILGVYPWRYTDPLAVNGLITLSFAPVWFIGGLLFEKLHLILDHTEIQTRFSFHRPKNPKENL
- a CDS encoding RHS repeat-associated core domain-containing protein; the protein is MTFLYDSLADLPQGQVAEISTDPKNNVTAKISDQAGRILSVTSGGQTTNYTYYDNGSKHMTIYPDGFSEEYAYYDNGWLRTLTNKKADQTVIDAYTYTYDAAGNMISKTDGKGTTTYTYDPLNRLETVTEPSSKITGYTFDGAGNRLTQTETYQGSTILDVYTYNTQNRLTGLVTALNGVTAKTVSYAYDHNGNQLNVSTTAYQNGIAGTTETMTNTFDSLNRLIGTGMPDGTNVTNAYNGEGFRVRKDVNGQVAKYVYEGDKIVLELDGLGNQIARNLYGTNLISRTVQGTTLYYMYNGHADVTALIDATGTIQATYYYDAFGNILEQMGNVNNNITYSGYQYDKETGMYYLQSRYYDPIIARFLSEDSYWGDQNDPLSLNLYTYCHNEPLMYFDPSGRWKQTIVNGRVYETAEPGDTLWSLANYYTGWGGNWKELNYSGDPNTMSVGTKIDVTKYRPQNGSSSSSTGSSNTSSKPSNNVNSNSNSNSSSKTNSNSSGKTNSSTNNNSSNSGSSAGPGGTTAVGLGTITKELFKNTVTESVNEALERKINALPKASTVADVLKVTKRTVPVVSVAIDVIDDYQSYQGNNFYKAAAVAVGAVVGGVTAALGGSLVTGIVVGTLVGLTGNYIKRTFFK